A genomic segment from Rahnella aceris encodes:
- the ggt gene encoding gamma-glutamyltransferase, which produces MLRKSLIALAMLTSLPLYAASNPAVEAKNGMVVTSQYLASQVGVDILKMGGNAIDAAVAVGYAQAVVNPCCGNIGGGGFMTVHLADGKDTFINFRETAPAAASANMYLDADGNVKKGASLYGYLAAGVPGTVLGMDTVQKEYGKLTRQQVMAPAIKLARQGFVLTRADTDILDTTVKRFKEDPEAARIFLRKDGSPLQPGDKLVQTDLANTLESISKHGPDAFYKGKIPAAVEAASKKGGGILTAADFANYKVTEDAPIACSYRGYKFVSAPPPSSGGVTMCEILNIVEGYDLKSMGFNSAASIHVLTEAMRHAYMDRNTYLGDPEFVKNPIDRLVSKSYAEEIRKKIEADKATPSTAVQPGMEPHEKPETTHYSIVDKMGNAVSTTYTVNGRFGSVVIAPGTGFFLNDEMDDFTTKVGEKNLYGLVQGTKNAIAPGKRPLSSMSPSLVTKDGKIFMVLGSPGGSRIITITLQAALNVIDYGMAPQEAVDAPRIHHQWLPDEVYYEQRGVSQDSLNILQKMGYRMVEQTPWGATELIMVGLPGAAGVTSANSGNDSAVSGKVREGYLYGANDVRRPAGAAIGY; this is translated from the coding sequence ATGTTACGGAAATCACTCATCGCGCTGGCCATGCTGACCAGCCTGCCGTTGTACGCCGCATCGAATCCCGCGGTGGAAGCCAAAAATGGCATGGTCGTCACCTCGCAATATCTGGCGTCTCAGGTCGGCGTCGATATTCTGAAAATGGGCGGCAACGCCATCGATGCTGCCGTGGCTGTCGGCTACGCGCAGGCCGTCGTCAACCCATGCTGTGGCAATATCGGTGGCGGAGGCTTCATGACGGTGCATCTTGCCGACGGTAAAGACACCTTCATCAACTTCCGCGAAACCGCCCCAGCCGCCGCCAGTGCCAATATGTATCTGGATGCCGACGGCAACGTGAAGAAAGGGGCCAGTCTGTATGGCTATCTCGCCGCAGGCGTGCCAGGTACGGTATTGGGCATGGATACCGTGCAGAAAGAATACGGCAAACTGACGCGCCAGCAGGTAATGGCGCCGGCGATTAAACTCGCCCGTCAGGGATTTGTACTGACCCGTGCTGATACCGATATTCTTGATACCACCGTCAAACGCTTCAAAGAAGATCCCGAAGCCGCGCGCATTTTCCTGCGCAAAGACGGCAGCCCGCTGCAACCCGGCGACAAACTGGTACAAACCGATTTAGCCAACACGCTGGAGTCCATATCGAAACATGGCCCGGATGCGTTCTACAAAGGCAAAATCCCGGCAGCGGTCGAAGCGGCCTCTAAAAAAGGTGGCGGCATCCTGACCGCAGCGGATTTCGCGAATTATAAAGTCACCGAAGACGCCCCGATCGCCTGCAGCTATCGCGGTTATAAATTTGTCTCAGCGCCACCGCCAAGCTCCGGCGGTGTCACGATGTGTGAAATCCTTAACATCGTTGAAGGCTATGACCTGAAGAGCATGGGCTTCAATTCAGCGGCATCGATTCACGTCCTCACCGAAGCCATGCGCCATGCGTATATGGACCGCAATACCTATCTCGGCGATCCGGAATTCGTGAAAAACCCGATCGACCGGCTGGTCAGTAAAAGCTATGCCGAAGAAATCCGTAAGAAAATAGAAGCGGACAAAGCCACGCCGTCCACTGCCGTTCAGCCGGGTATGGAACCGCACGAGAAACCGGAAACCACGCATTATTCCATCGTCGATAAAATGGGTAACGCGGTGTCCACCACCTACACAGTGAATGGCCGCTTTGGTTCTGTCGTGATTGCACCGGGCACCGGTTTCTTCCTGAATGATGAAATGGATGACTTCACCACCAAAGTCGGCGAGAAAAACCTGTACGGTCTGGTGCAGGGAACCAAAAATGCCATCGCCCCCGGTAAGCGCCCACTATCCTCTATGAGCCCGAGTCTGGTGACCAAAGACGGTAAAATTTTCATGGTTCTGGGATCGCCTGGCGGTTCGCGCATCATCACCATTACCCTGCAGGCGGCGCTGAATGTCATCGATTATGGCATGGCACCACAGGAAGCCGTGGATGCGCCACGTATTCATCATCAGTGGTTGCCGGATGAAGTGTATTACGAGCAGCGCGGCGTTTCTCAGGACAGCCTGAATATCCTGCAGAAGATGGGTTACAGAATGGTGGAACAGACGCCATGGGGTGCGACAGAGCTGATTATGGTGGGGTTACCGGGTGCGGCCGGTGTGACATCAGCAAACTCAGGTAATGACTCGGCGGTGTCAGGCAAGGTTCGCGAAGGTTATCTGTATGGCGCGAATGATGTGCGACGTCCCGCAGGAGCCGCCATCGGTTATTAA